A single Vulcanisaeta distributa DSM 14429 DNA region contains:
- a CDS encoding V-type ATP synthase subunit B: MPGIVSYSTVREVKGPLIVIEKTRGVAYNEIGEVVGPDGEPRMVQVVEVGDNYAVAQVLTGTLGLPAKGSTVRFYGRTLRLPVSEDLLGRVLDGKGQPRDGLPLPPAEEYLDINGEPLNPYAREYPEEPIETGVSVIDGLNTMVRGQKLPIFSGTGLPHNMLAAQVARQATVRGHEEEFAIIFAAMGLKSEEALFFLNEFRRTGALRRLVMVLNLASDPIAERILTPRTALTIAEYLAWYRDYHVLVILTDMTNYAEALRELSSSKGELPGRRGYPGYMYTDFATIYERTGRAKGKKGSITQFPILTMPHDDITHPIPDLTGYITEGQLVLSRTLWGKGIYPPFDVIMSLSRLMKDAVGEGKTRDDHKYVANQLIAAYSRALDVRNLALLVGETNLSWRERRYLRFAEQFERRFINQGYYERRTFEQTLDIAWDVISILPEDELTNVPPDISKRYYRRSIFESIKDVGA; the protein is encoded by the coding sequence ATGCCGGGTATTGTATCTTACAGTACGGTTAGGGAGGTTAAGGGGCCATTAATTGTCATTGAGAAGACTAGGGGCGTTGCCTATAATGAGATTGGTGAGGTCGTAGGCCCAGATGGCGAGCCGAGGATGGTACAGGTGGTTGAGGTTGGCGATAATTATGCAGTCGCTCAGGTATTAACTGGCACGCTTGGTTTGCCTGCCAAGGGCAGTACTGTGAGGTTTTACGGCAGAACCCTCAGGTTACCAGTTAGTGAGGACTTACTGGGTAGGGTACTTGATGGTAAGGGGCAGCCTAGGGATGGATTACCACTACCACCTGCTGAGGAATACCTAGACATAAATGGTGAGCCCCTCAACCCATATGCCAGGGAGTACCCTGAAGAGCCGATAGAGACTGGTGTGAGTGTTATTGATGGGTTGAACACCATGGTTCGAGGTCAAAAGCTGCCGATATTTAGTGGTACGGGACTACCGCATAACATGCTCGCTGCCCAAGTGGCTAGGCAAGCAACGGTTAGGGGGCATGAGGAGGAGTTCGCAATAATCTTCGCGGCGATGGGCCTTAAGTCTGAGGAGGCGTTGTTCTTCTTAAACGAGTTTAGGAGGACTGGCGCATTAAGGAGACTTGTCATGGTTCTTAACCTAGCGAGTGACCCAATTGCCGAGAGGATATTGACGCCGAGGACTGCATTAACGATTGCTGAGTACCTGGCGTGGTATAGGGATTACCATGTACTTGTCATTCTAACGGATATGACGAACTACGCGGAGGCTCTTAGGGAGTTATCATCGTCAAAGGGTGAGTTACCCGGTAGGCGTGGTTACCCAGGCTATATGTATACGGATTTCGCCACGATATACGAGAGGACAGGTAGGGCTAAGGGTAAGAAGGGTAGCATCACCCAGTTCCCAATACTCACGATGCCTCATGACGACATAACACACCCAATACCAGACCTAACCGGCTACATAACCGAGGGGCAATTAGTCCTAAGTAGGACCCTATGGGGCAAGGGCATTTATCCACCATTCGACGTGATAATGAGCCTATCGAGGCTTATGAAGGATGCCGTTGGTGAGGGTAAGACCAGGGATGATCATAAATACGTGGCTAATCAATTAATTGCTGCGTACTCAAGGGCATTAGACGTTAGGAACCTGGCCCTACTCGTTGGTGAAACTAACCTAAGCTGGCGTGAGAGGAGGTATCTCAGATTTGCTGAACAGTTTGAGCGTAGGTTCATTAACCAGGGCTATTATGAGAGAAGAACCTTTGAGCAGACACTTGATATTGCTTGGGATGTTATTAGTATATTACCTGAGGATGAATTGACGAACGTACCACCCGACATATCCAAGAGGTACTATAGGCGTTCGATATTTGAGTCCATAAAGGACGTAGGTGCATAA
- a CDS encoding ribbon-helix-helix domain-containing protein, whose amino-acid sequence MPKTKAKEKMVLISVHIPKQMLEELDEFVKQGIFPSRSEAIRIAIRDLLYRENSRSKTQNVEDLILLPGR is encoded by the coding sequence ATGCCAAAGACCAAGGCGAAGGAGAAGATGGTGCTGATAAGCGTGCATATACCCAAGCAAATGCTTGAGGAGCTTGACGAGTTCGTGAAGCAGGGGATATTCCCAAGTAGAAGTGAGGCTATTAGGATAGCGATAAGGGACCTGCTTTATAGGGAGAATTCGAGAAGCAAGACGCAAAACGTAGAGGATTTAATCCTATTACCTGGCAGGTAA